Part of the Phycisphaeraceae bacterium genome, GTCGGGCTCGCGCCGGAGGGATTCCGCTCGTCCCTCCAGCGCGCGCCCGATGGGTTCGAGCGAGGGGTCCCGCTCGTGGTTCTCGTGGGTGTGGTTCGTGTCAGACATGATCGCCTCCGAGGGCGTGGGGTGTTTCGGTCGTGGTGAGCGCGTCGCGCAGTTTGGCGAGCGCGCGATGGTGTCGGGCAAGGACGGTGCCGAGCGGCTCGCGGAGCGTCGCGGCGATGGTCTTGAAGCTCATGCCGCAGTGGTGCCGGAGTTCGATCACATCTCGGTCGGCGTCGGAGAGCGCGTCGATCGCGTCGCGCAGCGCCGAGTGCTCGTCGGGGGACGCCGGCTCGGAGCGTGAGGCGCGTCCGGGCGCGTCGCCCGAGTCGCGGGCCCGGTCCATCGCGACGCCGGCGCGTTTGGCCTTTCGTGCCGCGTCGCGCACGCGGTTGGCGGCGATCTGGAAGAGCCAGGGCTCGAAGGACCCTCGCTCGTCGTAGTCGGCGCTGCGGAGTTTGCTGGCGATGGTGACGAACACGGACTGGGTGATCTCCTCCGCGTCGTCGGGCGAGAACCGTCTCGACCGGGCGAGCGCGTAGACGCGTCGGGCGTACAGCGAGACCAGTTCGGCCCACGCGTCCTCGTCGCCGCGGGAAGCCCGCGCGACGAGCGCACCGACCGTGCCGGGCTGCTCGGCCCGTTGATCGGCGTTCCCGGACGGTGGGGGGCTTGGCATCGGCAGCATCGTCCTCAAAGGGAAACGACGGACGAGGCAGGGTATTGCGTGGGAAGGGGAGCAGGGAGCAGGGAGTGGGGAGCAGGGGGAAGAGATCGGGCGGGGGCGGGTGATCGTCTCAAGGAGGGGGCGCCGCTGGACGATTCGGGGCGTCTGGAAGGCCCCCTCCCTTGACCCTCCGGCCCCCGGGGTGCTACCTTCCACCCGTCCCCATGGGGACGACATTGAGGGCAGTTAGCTCAGTTGGTAGAGCACCGCACTGAAAATGCGGGTGTCCCCGGTTCAAGTCCGGGACTGCCCATTCGGGGTTTCCGAACCTCAGCAACCCAGCGAGTCGCACGCGAAGCGCTTTCCTGCGACCGCGGGCGAGTGTGTCCTTGGGTCGGCGCCGGCCCGTCCGGTCGCTCACGCGGCCTTGCGGCGATCACGCGTCACGCGCACCGGCTCCGCGGTGGGTTTGCCCAGGTAATAGCCCTGCACCAGGTCGATGCCCAGAAGGTGGACAGCGTCGAGTTGCTCAGGCGTTTCGACGCCCTCGATGAGGGTCGTGATATTGCGGCTCTGGGCGTGCTCGACGAGGCCGCGGATCAGACCAAGGTCGTGGGGACGCGGTCGATCGGGCAGCAGGCCCTTGGCGAGCTTGATGACGTCGGGGCGGAGTTCGTCGATGTAGGACAGCGCGGTGTGGCCGGTGCCGAGATCATCGAGGGCGACTTTGCATCCGTGGTCGCGATAGGTGTCGAGGATGTGACGCAGGTGCGCGATGTTGGGGAAGGCCTCGCTCTCGACGACCTCGAAGACGAGCTTCTCCATGAGCCAGCCGGCGGCGGTCGCCGCTTCCCACGTGGTCTGCAGGCAGATCGCAGGGTCATAGATCACCATCGGCGTGAAGTTGACGAAGAGGAGTTCGCCGGGCTGGAGCTTCGTCGAGCCGTGCGAGATCGCGCAGGTTCTGGCGAGCTGATCGAACTGGAACATCGCGTTGTGGGCGCGGGCCGCGTCGACGAGTTCCCCGCCGTTGATGAGCCGTCCATCGATCTGGGCGCGCATCAGCGCCTCGAACGCGATGGTCTTGCCGGACGCCATGTGCACGATGGGCTGGTAGTGGGGGATCAGGAGCCGCTCGTTCAGGACTCGGGGGAGCCACGGGGACTTCACACGATGAAGAAAGATGTCGGCGGGCACGGCGTCCCACGCTTGGCACTGTCCGTCAGGGCCGATGGGCGCCGCCTTGACATCAGCGCGCTCCAGAGGCGTCAGCGACGAGAGGAAACCCTCGACCGATTCCACCCAATCGAGTTGAGTGAAGTGAACCGGACCACTGGGGGGGCTGGCGACGCCGCGAACTGCCTCGAGTTTGCCCATCGCTGAAGGGGCGGCAGACCACAGCGCCACACCCCCCGCAGGGATTTCGGCAACCTTGCGTTTGCAGGTGCAGGGCTGCGAGTGGCTCTGTGACGAAAGACGGATGGGCTGATTCACGGAGAGACAGATCGGCTGCATGAATGGTTCTGTTCAGCCATTCGCTCGTTTGTTCTCAGGCGCCCCGAGCCACAATTCGGACAGTGAAGTGCGTTTTGCGTCTCCCGCACTTCAGCGCGCTTCAGGCGGTTCGCTCGCAGGTCCCTGCGTCAGACTATTCGCAAACCCCACCGAAGTTGGTCAGAACTATGTTCAGATCCGCGAAGTCGACGACTCCGCTGCTGTTCAGGTCTGGAGCGAGACCCTGGCCGGACTGCCCGAAGGCGTCGAGCACGGCGTTCAGGTCGGCGAAGTTGACGACGCGGTCGCCGTCGATGTCGCCCGGGCAGGGCGTGAGCGGCGCGAGCGTCGCGGCGGCGGCTGCGATGTCGGGCAGGGGGCCGATGTTCTGCGAGACCGGGTTGACGCCGCTCTGCTGAGCCAACCCCGTGGAAGCCAGCAGCGCGCGCATCTCCCAGCAGTCGAGCACGGCGCCGGAGAACCGCTGCTTGTGGAACGACTGGATGAGCGCGCACGCTCCGGCGACGATCGGCGAGGCGCTCGAGGTGCCGTTGAACGTCGCGGTGTAGTGCAGGTTGGGGCCCTCGGCGGAGTACGCGCTGCCGTATCCGGTGGTCCACACGCGCTCGCCCCACCCCTGGAGATTGACGCGAGAGCCGTAGTTCGAGAACGAGAGGCGCGAGCGCGGCGTGGTGGAGTTGCTGAACCCGGTCGCGGCGGCGCCGGCGCCCACGATGATCGCGCCCGAGTCGTTCTGCGGCAGGAAGGGCCAATGACCGGCGTTGCCCTGGCTGAAGATCGGATCATCGAGGTTCTGGTTGCCGTTGCCGGCGGCCATGACGACGATCATCCCGTTCCCGACGGCGGTGACGACCGCGTTGTACCACTGGGCGCGCCACTCGATGGGGACATACGCCGTGCCGCCGTTGGGGCCGGTCATCTGCTGCTCGATGAGGATGACATCGCCGGGGTTGAGCGCGTTGGTGGCGTTGATGATCGCGCCGCCGACATTCCAGACCGAGCCCGCGTAGGTGCTGGCGAAGGCGATCTGCGCGTTGTGCACGATGCCGGTGACGCCCCACCCGTTCTCGATCGCGCCGAGCTGCCCGAGCACCGCGGTGCCGTGATTGGGCCCAAAGCCGGGGTCGACCTGAGGCCCGCCGATGATCTGCACGGGGGGAAGGTCGGCGTGGTTCGGGTTGAAGGTGTACTCGAGATCGACCACGGCGACGCCCTCGCCGCGCGTGCCGAGCGTGCTCCATCCGTGGAGCGCATCGACGCCGGCCGGTGACGCGTTGAGGTACCCCTGGTTGTTCTGGAAGTTCGGGGGCAGCGGCGGGGGCGTGGGTCGCGGGTTCGGGGACGCCAGCTCGACCACATCGAGCGCGTTGAGCGCGTCGAGAACGCTGGCGGCGTCGGCGCCGTCCTCGAGAAAGGCGAAGTACTCGGTGGTGAGGTCGGCCACGCCCTTGCGGGTGCGCCGCTCGGCGGCGGCGCGCATCGCGACGAGGCGGTCCTCCGGGACGTCGTGCACGCGCGCCCAGCGCGCTACGGGCAGCGCGTCGAGCACGCCGCGCGCGCGGTCCAGCGCGCCCGTGTCGCGATCGGTCAGCGCGCCCTCGACGAGCCGGACGGGCAGATCGTCCACGAACTTGACGTGGATCACGCCGGGCTCGTCGTGCAGGGTAAGTGTCGTGTTCGCCGGCTTGACCCAGCGAACGCGCGCCGTGAAGTCCGCACGATCCGCGGCGACCGCTCCCTCGTGCGCGAACAGGGCGAGGAGCAGGGCTGCGGGCGCGAATGATCTGAGAGAGACTGGCAAGGGCGGGCTCCGATGGGGATCGCCCAGTGTGCCCGGGATCGGCAGCGAACGCAAGAGAAATCCTTCCCGGCTCCGTGGCGGCGAGCGGGCGGTACGATGGCTGTACGCCCGGCCCTGTGGCGGAATCGGCAGACGCAACGGACTTAAAATCCTCTGACCCCTTGCGGGTCGTGTGGGTTCGAATCCCACCGGGGCCATTGGGTTTTCTTCGTTTTTGGCTGATTTTCTGGTGCTTTTGCTCACCCCCCGTAGGTGGCCGTTGAGTCTCACGGACTCTGCCGGAGACGCATCCAGGCCATCGTGTTGCGCCAAGTAAACCGCCGAGACAGAGGGCTCTTCTGGGGCCGTCTGAAGGCTGTCACCAAGGTCTGGCAAAGAGGACAGGGCTCTCACCTCGTCCTCGCGGCCTGAGTGGCTGTACCGGTCCATGGTGAGGGTGATGGTCGAGTGCCGGGCCAAAGCCTGAGCGGTCTTGGGATGAACCCCGCCCTGGGCGAGGTTCGTGATGAAGGTGTGCCGCAAGGCGTGGAAGTCCACGACGCGGCCCAGACCATCCCGGTAGGGAATGCCTGCTGCCTCCAGGTCCACCCTGAGGACGCTTGCCAGTTCTTCGCGCCGCGGAAGCTGGAAGATGGGCTGCGAAGGGTGTCGATCCCGGAGGTACTCGGCCAGCATGGATGCGGTGCTGGGACGAAGTGGTAGCGTGTCGTCCCGGCGGTGCTTCGAGTACGCGGCAAGAACGGTGACTGTGGAGAGGTCGTCCGTGAAGGCGAACGAGTCTGATGTGAGGCTTCGAATCTCACCCGCCCGCAGCCCGGTTTCGACAGCCAGCTGGTAGAGGACTGCCCGGTCTGTGCCGGACAGTCGCCAGGCTATTCGGCCGTCAATGTCGCGACCGAAGAGCTCTCGTCCCTCGCGTGCGGCCCTCATGAGCTGCTGAAGCTCTGCCTTGGAGAGAGCTCGGCGGTCATGGCGCCGATCCGTCCGTGTATTCAGCATGTCCAAGTGCGAGAGGGGAGAGGAGATCGCCCTGCGGTCCTTAACCATCCACCGACAGAAGGTCCGGAGCGACCCGAGGTAGTAGTTGAAGGTTTGAGCACTGATGCCAGGTACGATGGCGTCGCCCTTCTTCGCGGGCTTTCGGAGGTCATTGAGAAACGCCTGCACCTTGCTCGCGGAGATGTCGTCCCAGTGCTGGAACGAG contains:
- a CDS encoding sigma-70 family RNA polymerase sigma factor produces the protein MPSPPPSGNADQRAEQPGTVGALVARASRGDEDAWAELVSLYARRVYALARSRRFSPDDAEEITQSVFVTIASKLRSADYDERGSFEPWLFQIAANRVRDAARKAKRAGVAMDRARDSGDAPGRASRSEPASPDEHSALRDAIDALSDADRDVIELRHHCGMSFKTIAATLREPLGTVLARHHRALAKLRDALTTTETPHALGGDHV
- a CDS encoding EAL domain-containing protein — its product is MGKLEAVRGVASPPSGPVHFTQLDWVESVEGFLSSLTPLERADVKAAPIGPDGQCQAWDAVPADIFLHRVKSPWLPRVLNERLLIPHYQPIVHMASGKTIAFEALMRAQIDGRLINGGELVDAARAHNAMFQFDQLARTCAISHGSTKLQPGELLFVNFTPMVIYDPAICLQTTWEAATAAGWLMEKLVFEVVESEAFPNIAHLRHILDTYRDHGCKVALDDLGTGHTALSYIDELRPDVIKLAKGLLPDRPRPHDLGLIRGLVEHAQSRNITTLIEGVETPEQLDAVHLLGIDLVQGYYLGKPTAEPVRVTRDRRKAA
- a CDS encoding S8 family serine peptidase codes for the protein MPVSLRSFAPAALLLALFAHEGAVAADRADFTARVRWVKPANTTLTLHDEPGVIHVKFVDDLPVRLVEGALTDRDTGALDRARGVLDALPVARWARVHDVPEDRLVAMRAAAERRTRKGVADLTTEYFAFLEDGADAASVLDALNALDVVELASPNPRPTPPPLPPNFQNNQGYLNASPAGVDALHGWSTLGTRGEGVAVVDLEYTFNPNHADLPPVQIIGGPQVDPGFGPNHGTAVLGQLGAIENGWGVTGIVHNAQIAFASTYAGSVWNVGGAIINATNALNPGDVILIEQQMTGPNGGTAYVPIEWRAQWYNAVVTAVGNGMIVVMAAGNGNQNLDDPIFSQGNAGHWPFLPQNDSGAIIVGAGAAATGFSNSTTPRSRLSFSNYGSRVNLQGWGERVWTTGYGSAYSAEGPNLHYTATFNGTSSASPIVAGACALIQSFHKQRFSGAVLDCWEMRALLASTGLAQQSGVNPVSQNIGPLPDIAAAAATLAPLTPCPGDIDGDRVVNFADLNAVLDAFGQSGQGLAPDLNSSGVVDFADLNIVLTNFGGVCE